The sequence below is a genomic window from Acetivibrio clariflavus DSM 19732.
TTGTTCCCATCTCATAAACGGGAACTTCTTTTTCGTTCATGAATTCATCTCGTTTTGATAACAGCTAAATTGTGAATATGTAGGTGCAAATGTAAATAAAAAATTTGGCTCTTTCCAGAGCTAGTTGAAAAACTAATTCTGATCATGAAAGATAGAGAATTTGGGATTACAAAATTATTGTGTCTCAACTAGCTTTGTAAAGAACCAATTTTTGAGTAGCATTAACGGAAACATTTGTGAGCATTATAGCGTGTTATTAATACCATCCGAGCTTTTCTTGTATTGCTTTGGTAAGCTGTTCAGCCATCAATTCATGAGTTTTAATACTTGGATGCCAATCTTCTCCGTATCCGTTACTTCCATCTTGCTGCGGGAACTCAATGAAATATACCTTTGAATCACCTGTCTGATTAAGTGAATTTACAATGGATTTGATATTATTGCGGCATACTTCCAAACCTGTTCCCCAAAGCATAGGGCCAACAGCGCAGAAAATATGTGCATCAGGGTAATTGGAACGGACAGTTGAAAGAAGATCTCTATATGCATTTATAAATGTAGCATTATCGGGAATAGCGGTGGAGTAATCATTTGTACCGAGGTTAATAACAACTACCTGGGGTATATAGTTTTTAAAGTCCCATTTAACATTGCTGTATGGCAATGTATACAGATAGCGTTCACCCATGAGAGGTCCGGCAGCACCGCCGTAGTTTCTGCAAACTCCTATTCCCGACCAGGCAATTAAGTTTGCACTTGCATTCAAATTACGTGCAGTGATTGCTGCATAAGACATATAGCTGTTCTCATTCTTGGGAGTGAAACTCTGTTCCTTGCTCAAGCCTTCATTTCCATAGGCACATGTTATGGAATCACCGATAAATTCTATTTTTCTTTCCTTTGGAGCAGGCGGATTTAAAAGTTTTCCCGAACCGAAATCAAATCCAAGGAACTGTGCCTCACCTTGCGAAGCTTCTGTCCTTTTCCACAAAAGAAGATGGTGATTTCCCTCTGAAAGTCCACTTGCCAGTTTTACTGTTAATGTGGTGTTATTAACACAAAACGGAGTTTGTCCAACGCCGTCTATGAAAGCCTGGAACCAGTTTTCGCCTGTAGATCTGATGGTGGCACTAACTTCAGTTCCGTAGAAGTTAAGTTCAACGTTGGAACCGGACCATGCGCAAATAGGTCCTGCCGGGTTAGAAGTGCTGAATCTTCCGTTATATAAAATACCGGGAGTAGCATTGGAGCCGGGTGTCGGAGTTGCTGATGCATTTTCTTCAGCCGGGAATTTGGATATCATACCTAATAGATATTGCTTTACATATGCAAAATCAATAGAATTAATACTTCCGCTTCCATCCACATCGGCATTATGCATGCCGTTAGCTCCGGGGAATTCGGTAATCATCCCCAATAAATATTGTTTTATATATGCATAGTCAATGGAGTTGACAATATCATTTCCATCTACATCACCATATACATAGGATGTTGTTGGTGTAGGAACAGGTGTTGCTGTAGGAGTAGGTGTAATTATGGTTGTAGGAGTGGTAGTTGGACCAGTATAGCCCGAAGCTCTTACAAGGGCCTGAGCAATTTCAGGATAATACCATGTAAGTGCTCTTCTGTTAAATATGGCATAACTGTCGCCATTGCCGGGACCATAATATCCGTTGTCCCACCATATAACAGGAATACCTCTTTTTCTTGCCTCAGAAGCATAGTATTCTGCATGAGCAACTCTAGAGGATAAATTGTTTTTATCAATTGTTCCAAACTCACCTATAACTACAGCTCTTCCGTTCTTAATGAACTTATTGTAAATGGCATCAAGCTCACTGGAAAGAGAAGCTTTGTCGGAATTTGAACCCCATGTTGCTGTAGCGTTTGCCACCATGGCAAAATAATATGGTGAGTACATATGTATAGACACAATAACTCTGCTGTCGTTGTTTGGTATAACAAGGTCGTTCATAGCCTCAGTTATTGAGGATGCAGCATGGGTTGGTATCATTATAAATCTTTTCGCATTATTTCCGCCGGTAGATCTGATGGTGTTAACAGCAGCTGCGTTAAGGCTGTTTATTACTGCACGGTTTTCGTATGTACCGCCTGTCCATTCATTAGGTGAACCAACAACTCTGGGTTCATTCATTGTTTCGAAGATTAAGTAGTCGCTATAATTTTTAAACCTATTTGCTATCTGTTCCCAAAGCTTTGTAAGCTGGGCTGTGACATTTTGTTGATTTGAATAGGTAGGGATAAGCCAGGAGCTTTCTTCGTGGTGAAGGTTAATGATGGCGTACATGTCGTTATCAAGGACATAGTTTACCACTTCTTCCACTCTGTCTAACCATGCCGAATCAATAGTGTAGTTTGGAGCAGGACCAACATGACCTGACCAGGTTACAGGGATTCGAACGGTATTGAAACCCATTTCTTTTATTTTATCAATCATGGCTTTGGTTGTTTTGGGATTTCCCCAGCAAGTTTCTGTATCCAAACCGCTTGCAGAGGATGAAAAGGCATCTAATGTGTTACCTAAGTTCCATCCGACTCTCATTTCTCTTGTTAACTCCAAGGCAGATATGTCCCGCATTCCTGTATAAGCAGTGGATGCGAAAACATTGATGCTGCCCAAAAGGGATGTGATTACGAGAATTAAGGAAAATAACAATGCTTGTTTTCTGATAAACTGCTTGATATACATTATACAACCTCCCTAGAAAAAATATAAAATTAAAAAATCAAATATGGATGACTTGTTTTTTCTATTCCCCCTTTGAAAAACTTAATAATATACTACAAACAGTTACAAAATTTTTAAAAGGCATTCCTCCAATCTCCGATTTTTTCAAAAAATACTCCTTAAATACATTTTACATCATTTAACATGCCAATTCAAATGTAACCATTGTGATAACGGTTAATGAATAATATTACAGCATATATACAAAAGAGAAGATACCCTTATATAATAGTTGAATATTTTTAAAAGAAAAGATTACGAACTTTTACCTATTAGGGATTTATTTGTAAAGAATATTTTTATAAAATATTATTGGTTTAAATTAAAAAATGAAAAGGAGAAGATAAATTGTGGAGAATGTTAACTATACTTCAACAAGCACAGATATTGGGCATAAATATTATAAGTATTCAAAAAAAATTACTCCTATCGGGCTTATAATTTTTATATCAATGGGAATTTTAGGTACAGTAATTTTAAGCTTAATTTACAGTTATGTCGTCTATTATACTGAATATCTTTATGTACATATTCTCCTGACTGTAGTTTTAGGGACTGGTATTGGAGCGCTGGTTTGTATAGGCGGAAAAGTGGGGAAGATTAGGAGTACATTTATAATTGGTTTTGCTGCTGTTTTATTTGGGCTGTTTGCAGAGTATTGCCAGTTGGTTTTTTGGATATTTATAGAGTCAAAAGGTCAGTTTTTAATTTTAAATCCGGTAAAAATATTCTACATAATGAACTATATTGGGAGCACATATAGCTATAATATGATAATATTTTCACTTTATCTTATTGATGGAGTGCTTATTGTAGCAACTTCTGTAATTATATCCATACGCTTTATAAAAGACAAAGCTTTTTGCGAAAGATGTGATAGATGGATGAAGAATGAAACTCTTGCAGGTTTGAATTTTGTTGATGATATTGAGGAACTTAAAATTAAGTTGGAACAAGGTGATTTTTCAGCGTTAACACTTTTGGGGAAGGCAGGAAAATTTGATTTTCAATTAACTAGAGTTGTTCTTAAACACTGTACACAATGTAAAGAATTTTATTTGATTTCTGTATCAACAATTAAAATTACAAGAAGCCTGAGAGGTAAATTGAAGGCAGAGGAGAAGATGGTGGTAAAAGATTTGATTATTGACCAACATGTTTATAACTATCTTATGGAATGGAATAGGTCTTTAAAACATAGTTTCTTTTAAAAATGATAATAAATATAGAATTATAATAGATTTTTAAGAGATGAAGGAACAATTATAATGTGTTTTTGAACCGGGTTTTTGAAATATAATGTATTTTACTGGTGACGACATGGATGATTATTTGAAATGAGTTTAACTTTAATTGGGTTGGATCTTTATATTAGAGGTGGTAAGGAGAAGTGAGCAAAGGATTATATTAATATACAAAGTTGATGATACATTTGCTAAGTGCAATTACTTGAAGCGGCAATAGGCTATTATAGTGAAACGAGTTAGTACGTCAGTGGAGTGAGAAAATGCTGATACGTAAGATGACTGTAGAGGATATTCCAAAATTAGCTTTGCTCTATAAGCAATTTTGGAATGAGGATTCTTGTGTAGAGACTATGATTAAGCAGTTTGAAAAATTACAAAAAAGTAATACACATATTTTATTAAGTGCTGTTGAAAATGGAGAATTGATTGGCTCAGTTATGGGGATTATTTGTGAAGATTTGTATGGTAAATGTGAGCCCTTTATGGTGATTGAAAACATGATAGTTGATGAAAAATATAGAAGAAAGGGCGTTGGCAGAGCAGTAATTCAGGAAATTGAAAAACAGGCAATGGATTTGAATTGTACTCTGATTATTCTTGTGACTGAAACAAATAGAGATGATGCCTGCAGTTTTTATGCCTCTTTAGGGTATGATCCCGATACGCATAAGGGATTTAAGAAAAAGCTGAAGTGAAAAGTTTTGTAAAAAGGCGGGTATATATAAGATTTAGGATAGTGGATAACAGTTTTAAATATAAACCATACTGTGTCAGTGGTAAAATTAAATTACCCGGTTTCGGGAAAGAAAATTCCCCACCTATTCACAAACTTCTGCTTGTAGATTAACATAATGTTAATTATATAAGTGGGAGTCGATAATAATGTTGGGGGTAGCGATGCATACAACAATACAAACTTTATCAAAAAAAGGATATAACAAGACACAAATTGCAAAAATACTTGAAATTGACAGAAAGACCGTAAGACGGGTTCTTAATGAACTTAATGAGAAAGGAATTGTTGAAAGAAAAGAAACTTGCTCAATACTTGATCCATATAAGGAATATATTCAGATACAAGTAACTAAAGACTTAAAAGCAATAAGAATATATCAGGATTTAGTGCGAGAATTTGGATTTCAGGGTAGTTATGACACTGTAAAAAAATATGTTGCTAAAATAAAAAAATCTCCACCTAAAGCATATATGGTACTACACAGTCTTCCCGGTGAAGAGGCACAAGTGGACTTTGGATATATTGGCACTATTAAACTTCCGGACGGCAAGTACAAAAAGGCTTGGGTTTTTGTAATGGAACTCAGCTATTCCAGATATATGTATGTTCAAATTGTATTTGATCAGAGTATTTCAACATTCATAGATTGTCATAAAAAAGCTTTTAGATATTTTGGAGGAGTACCACAGAATATAAAAATCGATAATCTTAAAGCAGCTGTATTGGAAGCCGACTTTTATGAACCTGTTGTCCAAAGGAATTATGCAGCATTTGCTTCTCATTATGGATTTTCTCCCGAACCATGTAGGGTAGCAACACCTACTGATAAGGGAAAGGTAGAATCAAATATAAAATATGTGAAGGATAACTGCTTTAAAGCACGAGAATTTAAAGATATTGATGAAGCCAAAGCGTTTTTAATGGAGTGGCTTGAGACTATAGCTAATGTTAGAATACACGGTACAACAAAAAAAGTTCCATCTGAAGAATTCAATTCGTATGAAAAAGAAAAACTTCTCCCTCTTCCTACGGAAGAATACAACATATCTGAAATAACTTCGGCAACTGTGATGCCAAACTGTCACATCTCATATAGGGGGAACTACTATTCTGTACCGTATGCATACATTGGTGAGGAGGTTGATATTGTTATCATAGATAATCTACTTAAGGCAGTATATAAGGATAAAGAAATAGCCCTTCATCCCGTAGAAAAGAATGAAAAGGGCAAATTCTTCACAGATAAAAATCATTATCCTGATTATAAAAATATCACGGCTAATGAGATAAAGTCAAGATATCGAGAGAAAATGAGTGAAATTGGAAAACATGCAGCTATATTTTTTGAGAAATTCTTAGAGCAGGTAGGCACAAAATATAACTATCGAGCTATTGCAGGAATAATTTCCTTAAGGAAAAAGTATGACAATGCAACTATTGATAATGCCTGCCATAGGGCATATATGTACAATGCACTGAAATATAAAACGGTAAAACGAATTTGTGAACAGGGAATTGATTCGCTGCCTGTAGAAACAAACCAAACATATATTAACTCTGAAGAAACCTTTTTATCAAGGCCATTATCAGAGTATTCAAAACTTCTAAATTGAGATGAGGTAAAAAAAGATGAATGATTTAATGTTTTCAAGATTAAGGCAGTTAAAGCTATCGGGGTTCATAAAAACAGTGGAGGCAAGAAATGAGCAAGCTATTAAAGAGCAGATGTCTTACATGGAATTCTTAGAGTTGCTATTAAGTGATGAATTTTCGAACCGTAAAGATAATGGTAATAAAAAGAGGATGCAAAAGGCAAAATTTCCTCAAATAAAGACACTAGAGGAATATCAGTTTAATCAACAGCCCTCTATTAATAAAAGATTTATATACAATTTGGCAACCTGTGAATTTGTCCGCAAGAAAGAAAATGTAGCCTTCATAGGACCGCCAGGTACTGGAAAAACTCATTTAGGTATAGCACTTGGAGTAAAAGCTATATCTCAAGGATACAATGTATTATTTACAACAATAAACCATATGCTTGAAGACTTATATTTATCGAGAGCCGACAATTCTTTTAGTCAAAGGCTGAAGTACTACACAAATCCAGATTTACTTATACTAGATGAACTAGGACTAAAAAAGCTTAATCAGAATAGCGTAGATGACTTTTATGAAATCGTATCGAGAAGATATGAGAAAGGCTCTATAATAATAACTTCAAACAAAGTTTTTGATGAGTGGGGTAGAATATTCTACGACCCAGTTTTAGCAACAGCAATATTAGATAGGTTTATTCATCATTGTCACTTTGTAGTTATAAAAGGCGAAAGCTATCGAATGAAGCAAAGCAAGGAAAGCCTTAAAGCTATATCCACAAAAGTGCAAGAGAATGAATAAAATTAGCAAGTTACTGTTCTTTGACAAAAACATATTTATTTTATCCAAGCAATTAGGTATGTAGTATACTAAAAGCGTGAAAAAAGTTTTTTAAGTGCGGTTTATAATGAGATGGGTCCCATATGATAGCCTGTTAAGGCAGGCCAGTTTATCATACCCCTCAGCCCTACTTAAAAGAAATACCTACGGGGTATGGTGGGCTGGCCTCACTGGCATGTAATCATATGGGGGAGGCTCGTTGTAAACTGGATTCTTGAAAAAGTTTTTTCTCTGTTACATAGAGTTTTTTTATCTTTTTTAAAGTGGGGAAAATTCTTTCCCCTTTTTGGGGAATTTTTATTGACAATAACACTAATAGTAAAGCCAAATCAATTCATTAAGTTTTTCAAGCGGTGTAAGATCCTCTATATTATTTCCTCTTATGTCCAAAGATTTTAGACTAACAAGATTTTTGAGCGGTGTTATATCGGTAATATTGTTACAGTCTAATTTCAAATAAGCTAGATTAGTCAGGTTTTCAAGCGGTGATATGTCACTTATATTGTTGTAAGATAAACTCAAATAAGTTAAATTGGTAAGGTTTTTAAGCGGCGATATATCACTTATGTCTGAATCGAATATATCCAATCGGGTCAAATTTTTGAGGTTCGCAAGGGGTGATATATCAAAAGGTTCGGAAATTAAGCCTATACTTAAATAATCTAAATTCGGAAATTTTGATAGCTCTGACAAATCAATTGGCTTAAATAGACTTAATTCAGTAATCTTATCAGCTTCATTTTTATAAATAATGTCATATTCATTCTTACCGATTTTATCTAGGATAACGAGTCTCAAATATTCACTTTTAAAAACTATTATTTCATCTTCGGCAAGGACAACATTATATACCGGGTTTGAATTTACAGACCATTCCCATAATGTTTCGCTATTATAGGGATTTGGCTTTCCGAATCCTGCTGAATCAGCAGAAACTATAATTGTAAAATCCGGGTGTACGTCGGCAAAAACATTATTACCCATATATTCCGGTTCATTGCCCATGAATATTGCCTTTTTCAATTCTTTACATCCCTCGAAAGCATTTGAATCTATGCAGTTTATACTATTCGGTAACGTTACGCTTACCAAATTCTCACATCCTGAAAAAGCCTCAGAGCCTATGCAGGATATACCCTCTGAAATTGTTAAGCTTGTTAAGTATTTACAAGAGCTGAATGCTTTATCACCTATGGCTTTTACTTTTACACCTCTGAGTTCGGATGGTATTGTTACAGTGACATAGTTATCCACACACTTAACTATTGTTCCGGTGTCTAAATTAAATTCATAACCCGATTCGGTTATAATTCTAGGTGTTGGAGTAACTGATGGCATTGGTTTAGGACTTGGTGTTGGCAATTCTCCCATACCTAACAAGTATTTTCTAAGAATTGCATAATCTATGGAATTCACATTACCGTCACTGTTTATATCTGCTGCGCCAAATCTTTCTTTATCATTTTCTAAATTGGTATATATGCCTAGCAAATAAGCTTTCATTATTACACAATCCACGGAATTTATTTCACCATCCAAATTTAAATCGCCTACTACACGATCAGGAAGATATTTCCTTGCTTCACATAACTCACATGCGTATGAATTGTCTGCAATAAGCCGGAATAATGAAAAGCATGCAATAACACAAAAAACAAGTAATAAAGAAATACTTTTTTTCATTATAACCCCTCCCCATAAAAATAAATTGTTTTTAATATTATTAAAGTAAATTTTTATTCTTCTCTTATTTAATTGCAACATATGGAACACCAGAGCAGTGAATATACTGGGATTTATTGCTTTATTAGTACATAATCTTAATTTTAATAGAAATTTGCTGTGTAATGAGTCCAAAATTGTAAAATATTGATTTTAAAAAGTATTGTATTTATATATAATATTATATACTTATTTGAACATAAATTAAATACTGTTTTGGATTATAGTGGCCAATATGGTATATTATCTATATATAACAAAACTCTGGAAATTACTTGAGGAAAGGAGCTAACTTCACTTCAGCAAAATCAATTTTGCTTTTTTTCGAAAGTTTCTTGTAAATAGTTCATTGTTACCAGGACAATTCCGGTAACTCCAAAAGAAAGTGAGTATCCACAGTAAAGTATACCGGAATACTCAAAATTGTAAAGAAATTGGCATATTGTCTTTGGTGAAGTTTATCATTCGAACTCTATGAATTTTTTAATAATATACAACGCCATAAAAAATTTAAATTTAAGTCAAACCCGATGAAGCTATTCTACTATATTGTAATATACTTTTGCAGTCAGGGCATAAACAATTCCGTAAATGATTGAGAATACAAGCAAAGTAGCTACCGTGCACCAGAAAAAGAGAGTTACATTTGTAAGATTCATTAACGCAAGAAGTTTTGTAATTATTTTAAAGGCTGCTGCAATATGAATTGCTGCGGCTATAATGGGCAGGAAGAAAACTTTAAGTACCTGTGATCGAATGGTAGCTTTTATTTCATCCTTGCTCATACCCACCTTTTGCATAATTTGAAAACGTTCTCTGTCATCATAACCTTCCGATATTTGTTTGTAGTATATAATCAGTGCTGTTGCCATCATAAATAGTGTGCCTAGAAACAATCCGAGGAATAAAAAGCCTCCGTAAAGTGAATAGAATCGTTCTGCACGCGCTTGCCTGGACTGAACGTAATTTGCATAGCTATAGTCAATGCTGCTGTCAGCCGAAGCAAATTCAACGTTATTTCTTATTACATTTTCTATTGCTTGGGCGCAGGCAATCTTTTCATCATCTTCACCGTCAATGTCAAGATATATCTCGTATATAGTGGGGCTTGCCGCATTACCGTATGCTTCCGATTGAGCGTTCATTATTTCAGTAAATACATTTTCACTGCTGACTACTATTAAATGATAGTTTGTTACAATACTCCTGTAATCACTGAGTACGGGTATATCTTCAAGGTGCTCTTTTACGGTAAAGGTTTGGCCGAACAGGGAGAAATTATCTTCAATTTGACGTTTGCTGCTGTATGCAAGCACATTGTTATCCGTTAAGTTTGAAGTTTTTCCTGTAAGATGGGTGTATTCATCGGCTGTAATGAGGGTGAAAACTTCATAGTTTGAGCTTAAGTAGTCAATATCGCCGGTGAACTGCCCATTGTCATTGTGAGCCACGAAAGTAAGACTTTCATAATCTTTCATTCTTATTATTTTTCTGCCCTGCTTGGATACGGCGTCCAGTATTGACTGCATAAGCTTGTTTCTTACGATGTTTTTCCCCTGAAAGGTTCTGCTGACTTTAATATCATAGGGATATCTGTTTTTCAGAGCATCTTCCGCACCAAAGTACAGGGACAAGGTACCGGTTACCATTACAAGGACCATGGTGGACAGAATGCATATATTGGCAAGTCCGGTTGCGTTTTGCTTCATACGGTAAATCATTCCCGAAATGGATGTGAAATGCTTTGTTTTATAATAGTAATTTTTATTCTTCCTCAGCAGTTTCAAGAGGGCAATACTTCCGGCATTAAACAGTAAATAGGTACCTATTATTACAAGTATTACTGCTACAAAGAAAAGTATTAAGGCGTTTAAAGGGGATTCTGTAGTTATGGCGATGTAATAACCGATTCCAAGGCATATTGCCCCTAAAATAGCCATTAGCAGCTTGGTTTTAGGTTCTTTTTCTCCGATATTTCCTCCCTTAAGCAGTTCAATAGGTTTTGCAAGCTTTATTCTAAAAAGGTTTGACAAAAGAATGAGTAAGAAAATTGCGGAAAACAAGTATATCGACCATTTGATTCCATGTGCCGATATAGAGA
It includes:
- a CDS encoding cellulase family glycosylhydrolase, whose product is MYIKQFIRKQALLFSLILVITSLLGSINVFASTAYTGMRDISALELTREMRVGWNLGNTLDAFSSSASGLDTETCWGNPKTTKAMIDKIKEMGFNTVRIPVTWSGHVGPAPNYTIDSAWLDRVEEVVNYVLDNDMYAIINLHHEESSWLIPTYSNQQNVTAQLTKLWEQIANRFKNYSDYLIFETMNEPRVVGSPNEWTGGTYENRAVINSLNAAAVNTIRSTGGNNAKRFIMIPTHAASSITEAMNDLVIPNNDSRVIVSIHMYSPYYFAMVANATATWGSNSDKASLSSELDAIYNKFIKNGRAVVIGEFGTIDKNNLSSRVAHAEYYASEARKRGIPVIWWDNGYYGPGNGDSYAIFNRRALTWYYPEIAQALVRASGYTGPTTTPTTIITPTPTATPVPTPTTSYVYGDVDGNDIVNSIDYAYIKQYLLGMITEFPGANGMHNADVDGSGSINSIDFAYVKQYLLGMISKFPAEENASATPTPGSNATPGILYNGRFSTSNPAGPICAWSGSNVELNFYGTEVSATIRSTGENWFQAFIDGVGQTPFCVNNTTLTVKLASGLSEGNHHLLLWKRTEASQGEAQFLGFDFGSGKLLNPPAPKERKIEFIGDSITCAYGNEGLSKEQSFTPKNENSYMSYAAITARNLNASANLIAWSGIGVCRNYGGAAGPLMGERYLYTLPYSNVKWDFKNYIPQVVVINLGTNDYSTAIPDNATFINAYRDLLSTVRSNYPDAHIFCAVGPMLWGTGLEVCRNNIKSIVNSLNQTGDSKVYFIEFPQQDGSNGYGEDWHPSIKTHELMAEQLTKAIQEKLGWY
- a CDS encoding GNAT family N-acetyltransferase, with amino-acid sequence MLIRKMTVEDIPKLALLYKQFWNEDSCVETMIKQFEKLQKSNTHILLSAVENGELIGSVMGIICEDLYGKCEPFMVIENMIVDEKYRRKGVGRAVIQEIEKQAMDLNCTLIILVTETNRDDACSFYASLGYDPDTHKGFKKKLK
- the istA gene encoding IS21 family transposase encodes the protein MHTTIQTLSKKGYNKTQIAKILEIDRKTVRRVLNELNEKGIVERKETCSILDPYKEYIQIQVTKDLKAIRIYQDLVREFGFQGSYDTVKKYVAKIKKSPPKAYMVLHSLPGEEAQVDFGYIGTIKLPDGKYKKAWVFVMELSYSRYMYVQIVFDQSISTFIDCHKKAFRYFGGVPQNIKIDNLKAAVLEADFYEPVVQRNYAAFASHYGFSPEPCRVATPTDKGKVESNIKYVKDNCFKAREFKDIDEAKAFLMEWLETIANVRIHGTTKKVPSEEFNSYEKEKLLPLPTEEYNISEITSATVMPNCHISYRGNYYSVPYAYIGEEVDIVIIDNLLKAVYKDKEIALHPVEKNEKGKFFTDKNHYPDYKNITANEIKSRYREKMSEIGKHAAIFFEKFLEQVGTKYNYRAIAGIISLRKKYDNATIDNACHRAYMYNALKYKTVKRICEQGIDSLPVETNQTYINSEETFLSRPLSEYSKLLN
- the istB gene encoding IS21-like element helper ATPase IstB gives rise to the protein MNDLMFSRLRQLKLSGFIKTVEARNEQAIKEQMSYMEFLELLLSDEFSNRKDNGNKKRMQKAKFPQIKTLEEYQFNQQPSINKRFIYNLATCEFVRKKENVAFIGPPGTGKTHLGIALGVKAISQGYNVLFTTINHMLEDLYLSRADNSFSQRLKYYTNPDLLILDELGLKKLNQNSVDDFYEIVSRRYEKGSIIITSNKVFDEWGRIFYDPVLATAILDRFIHHCHFVVIKGESYRMKQSKESLKAISTKVQENE
- a CDS encoding leucine-rich repeat protein, with the translated sequence MKKSISLLLVFCVIACFSLFRLIADNSYACELCEARKYLPDRVVGDLNLDGEINSVDCVIMKAYLLGIYTNLENDKERFGAADINSDGNVNSIDYAILRKYLLGMGELPTPSPKPMPSVTPTPRIITESGYEFNLDTGTIVKCVDNYVTVTIPSELRGVKVKAIGDKAFSSCKYLTSLTISEGISCIGSEAFSGCENLVSVTLPNSINCIDSNAFEGCKELKKAIFMGNEPEYMGNNVFADVHPDFTIIVSADSAGFGKPNPYNSETLWEWSVNSNPVYNVVLAEDEIIVFKSEYLRLVILDKIGKNEYDIIYKNEADKITELSLFKPIDLSELSKFPNLDYLSIGLISEPFDISPLANLKNLTRLDIFDSDISDISPLKNLTNLTYLSLSYNNISDISPLENLTNLAYLKLDCNNITDITPLKNLVSLKSLDIRGNNIEDLTPLEKLNELIWLYY
- a CDS encoding ABC transporter permease yields the protein MSKLFYPKLAANTIKKNGKFYFPYILTCIGTIAMFYIMCFIKTNEGINKMPGADSLEQIMGLGTGVIAIFSAIFLFYTNSFLIKRRKKELGLYNILGMEKGHIGKILFYETLMTGAVSIITGLLLGTLFSKLILLIYAKLLSFDIPFGFSISAHGIKWSIYLFSAIFLLILLSNLFRIKLAKPIELLKGGNIGEKEPKTKLLMAILGAICLGIGYYIAITTESPLNALILFFVAVILVIIGTYLLFNAGSIALLKLLRKNKNYYYKTKHFTSISGMIYRMKQNATGLANICILSTMVLVMVTGTLSLYFGAEDALKNRYPYDIKVSRTFQGKNIVRNKLMQSILDAVSKQGRKIIRMKDYESLTFVAHNDNGQFTGDIDYLSSNYEVFTLITADEYTHLTGKTSNLTDNNVLAYSSKRQIEDNFSLFGQTFTVKEHLEDIPVLSDYRSIVTNYHLIVVSSENVFTEIMNAQSEAYGNAASPTIYEIYLDIDGEDDEKIACAQAIENVIRNNVEFASADSSIDYSYANYVQSRQARAERFYSLYGGFLFLGLFLGTLFMMATALIIYYKQISEGYDDRERFQIMQKVGMSKDEIKATIRSQVLKVFFLPIIAAAIHIAAAFKIITKLLALMNLTNVTLFFWCTVATLLVFSIIYGIVYALTAKVYYNIVE